A single Tenacibaculum sp. Bg11-29 DNA region contains:
- a CDS encoding FIST signal transduction protein, with the protein MKTVQLKRKNNSDWKYLSEEIKLKEPLVLVFGNRFLLEGETIYEEIRTIFKDGHIVFGSSCGDISSESIDENTITITAIEFEKSNFVIKTTNFLDSGLDSKIDSFLVGKELINQFSEEGLKHVFIVSEGSFINGSQLTKGMNAATNDNLLITGALCGDDARFEKTISSYNENPKPGEIVAIGLYGESLEVTFSINGGWTPFGPERIVTKSKGNILYELDNLLALDLYKKYLGENSKELPGAALLYPLKVKSTNDKQSIVRTILNINEEDNSMILAGDILENSKVQLMMTNVDNIVNAAEIAAINANKYRQNKPQLAILVSCIGRKLVLDQRVEEEVEEVIEVIGNQTTFCGFYSYGEIAPFNGENNCQLHNQTMTVTLISE; encoded by the coding sequence ATGAAAACAGTACAACTTAAAAGAAAAAATAATTCTGATTGGAAATATTTATCAGAAGAAATAAAATTGAAAGAGCCTTTAGTTTTAGTTTTTGGAAATAGATTTTTATTAGAAGGTGAAACTATTTATGAAGAAATAAGAACTATTTTTAAAGATGGTCATATTGTATTTGGTTCTTCTTGTGGAGACATTTCTTCAGAATCTATTGATGAAAATACTATAACCATTACAGCTATTGAATTTGAGAAAAGTAATTTTGTAATAAAGACGACTAATTTTTTAGATTCGGGTTTAGATTCAAAAATAGATAGTTTTTTAGTAGGTAAAGAATTAATTAATCAATTTTCTGAAGAAGGATTAAAACATGTATTTATTGTTTCAGAAGGAAGCTTTATAAATGGTAGTCAATTAACAAAAGGAATGAATGCTGCTACAAATGATAATTTGTTAATTACAGGAGCTTTGTGTGGTGATGATGCAAGGTTTGAGAAAACAATATCATCTTATAATGAAAATCCTAAACCTGGAGAAATAGTTGCGATTGGTTTATATGGAGAATCTTTAGAAGTAACTTTTTCTATTAATGGAGGTTGGACTCCTTTTGGTCCAGAAAGAATAGTCACAAAATCTAAAGGGAATATTTTATATGAATTAGATAATTTATTAGCATTAGATTTATACAAAAAATATTTAGGAGAAAACTCTAAAGAGCTACCTGGAGCAGCTTTATTATATCCGTTAAAAGTAAAGTCAACAAATGATAAACAATCTATTGTTAGAACAATTCTAAATATAAATGAAGAGGATAATTCAATGATATTGGCAGGAGATATTTTAGAGAATTCTAAAGTACAGTTAATGATGACTAATGTTGATAATATTGTTAATGCAGCAGAAATAGCAGCTATAAATGCAAATAAATATAGACAAAATAAGCCACAATTAGCTATTTTAGTTAGTTGTATTGGTAGAAAATTAGTGTTAGATCAAAGAGTAGAAGAAGAAGTAGAAGAGGTAATAGAAGTTATTGGTAATCAAACCACTTTTTGTGGGTTTTATTCCTATGGAGAGATAGCTCCGTTTAATGGAGAAAATAATTGTCAATTACATAATCAAACAATGACGGTAACGCTAATAAGCGAATAA
- a CDS encoding ATP-binding protein: MNSLLKRQIRKYLPEELLSDKKLETFLDAIDKSYKTSENQFAMLQRATAISSEELFDANEKLKEETNSQRKVIEKLKSVIDTLKFYDLEQDKPIENSDSLKLVDFIDNQTKEIIKINKQKDSLLKSLEQQNQELNDYTHMISHDLKTPIQNIDALSVWIREDYGDLLDGEGKDRIELIRENTQKIDTLVRAIHRYSTIDKEEVKRYNLDLDKLLKTIIKELNLPDNINVNIPEKLPNIKGDDKRIEQLFLNLIDNSIKFNEKENIEIEIGFSEDATFWKFYIKDNGKGIDEKYFQKIFIAFSKLENDYKSAGIGLSIVKKIIDLYKGNIWIESQLKVGSIFHFTIKK; encoded by the coding sequence ATGAACTCACTTTTAAAAAGACAAATTAGAAAGTATTTACCTGAAGAATTGCTATCAGATAAAAAGTTAGAAACTTTTTTGGATGCTATAGATAAATCTTATAAGACATCAGAAAATCAATTTGCAATGTTGCAAAGAGCCACAGCGATAAGTTCTGAAGAGCTTTTTGATGCAAATGAAAAATTAAAGGAAGAAACTAATTCTCAAAGAAAAGTTATAGAGAAACTTAAAAGTGTAATTGACACTCTTAAGTTTTACGATCTAGAACAAGATAAGCCTATAGAAAATTCAGATTCATTAAAACTAGTTGATTTTATTGATAATCAAACGAAAGAGATTATTAAAATAAATAAACAAAAAGATTCATTATTAAAAAGTTTAGAACAGCAAAATCAAGAGTTAAATGATTATACTCATATGATTTCTCATGATTTAAAAACACCAATACAAAACATTGATGCATTATCTGTTTGGATTAGAGAAGATTATGGAGATTTGTTAGATGGTGAAGGAAAAGATAGGATAGAATTAATAAGAGAGAATACTCAGAAAATTGATACTTTAGTAAGAGCGATTCATAGGTACTCTACAATTGATAAAGAAGAAGTTAAACGATATAATTTAGATTTAGATAAATTATTAAAAACGATTATAAAAGAATTAAACTTACCTGATAATATAAATGTAAACATTCCTGAAAAATTACCGAACATAAAGGGAGATGATAAAAGAATAGAACAATTGTTTTTAAATTTAATAGATAATTCAATTAAATTTAATGAGAAAGAGAATATAGAAATAGAAATAGGTTTCTCTGAAGACGCTACTTTTTGGAAATTTTATATAAAAGATAATGGAAAGGGAATTGATGAGAAATACTTTCAGAAAATTTTTATAGCTTTTTCTAAATTAGAAAATGATTACAAGTCTGCAGGAATAGGATTATCTATTGTTAAAAAAATTATAGACCTTTATAAAGGTAATATTTGGATAGAATCTCAACTAAAAGTAGGATCTATCTTTCATTTTACAATAAAAAAATAA
- a CDS encoding histidine kinase has protein sequence MEKPNLEYVAKLANGDESVSKMLIDVIKTEFPEEKKDYYDSLKNKNYKKIEENVHRLKHKISILGLEKSYKIANEFEHNLRELSLDKVEDFEKILIVISVYLKTI, from the coding sequence ATGGAAAAACCTAATTTAGAGTATGTTGCTAAGTTAGCAAATGGAGACGAATCTGTAAGTAAAATGCTTATAGATGTTATTAAAACTGAATTTCCTGAAGAGAAAAAAGACTATTATGACAGTTTAAAAAATAAGAATTATAAAAAAATTGAAGAAAATGTTCACAGACTTAAACATAAAATTAGTATTTTAGGACTTGAAAAAAGTTATAAAATAGCTAATGAATTTGAACATAATCTAAGAGAGCTTAGTTTAGATAAGGTTGAAGATTTTGAGAAAATTTTAATAGTTATTTCAGTATACTTGAAAACTATTTAA
- a CDS encoding T9SS type A sorting domain-containing protein, which translates to MKRRTTKSTPNLLLLLLLFCIGLNAQNTPFNCVYDAYLFQYNDVYSIDLASGSSYLVAEDVTPGSINAAAYNPADGFIWGSLSTPEKTIVRIGNDFATTSFYVDELPSNNRYVGDISPTGVYYLKGGGTTYYKIDLDPNSATYSQHLATENLSQNLSIHDWAFNAVDGNLYAVEKSSNILYRINPATSIVESLGEVPILSGLNYTYGAVYFDLSGRFYVSANQTGTIYVIQSVQDLSPSDDMDSNLFAFGPSSASNDGARCPTAPVLQEICDNGIDDDGDGLIDCEDPSCSGYGECDVILPPTSGGNEGGLESNSRLSELINKRNYNRTKINYKFDRSKAARVIKTKDYKRKKVTGFELKDFIPLGIINEDVTIESTPLDLVAITNATAIYAVDYMKSGTAIASIMALKTENGVYEHTKYICDRLLGAQLISVSTIEINGQQFIKSLIKNADNTVEFVLSLSAKVVNSETNFEIESHWNLDKYETDVTFYNFQIWSNSLDDLYLLGKEVVSLLNIEKPISTYKISTPPTVFIRKGKYNNGALDLQVVNTNASENVKFDAGYRITETSDFKNSTSTIDLSKEYITNLQVPTGNLFDIGFRIGDGIATPDDLFMSDGPWGVDDSETSTSVISYNILPNDFTFEDNEFPVERNVQLLATTSTYFAAYRALTPRFKPVDLTDYNSFKLKAKGTGSLEITFVKKSISSFNKQYKSTIVLNNSLENYVISFKDFKSSNGDELILDDVVTIVFTMTSKDGSNVTKEMNLSDIRFSKEEKPSVVIVGDQNNVVIAPNPMTAQTSFHFNAKEEDNLKFVIYDQLGKLVYKTDFKAKTGENRIILNRQSLQAGLYFCKIISEKLPYKNVKLLIH; encoded by the coding sequence ATGAAAAGAAGAACTACTAAATCTACCCCCAATTTACTGTTATTATTACTCTTATTCTGTATAGGACTAAATGCGCAAAATACTCCTTTTAATTGTGTTTATGATGCATACTTATTTCAATATAACGATGTATATTCTATTGATCTAGCTTCAGGTAGCTCATATCTTGTCGCAGAAGACGTTACACCAGGAAGTATAAATGCAGCAGCTTATAACCCTGCAGATGGTTTTATATGGGGCTCGTTAAGTACACCAGAAAAAACAATAGTACGAATTGGTAATGATTTTGCTACAACAAGCTTTTATGTAGATGAATTACCTAGTAATAATAGATATGTTGGAGATATAAGTCCTACAGGTGTTTATTACCTTAAAGGAGGAGGAACAACTTACTATAAAATAGATCTAGATCCGAATTCAGCAACATATAGCCAACATTTAGCAACAGAAAATTTATCTCAAAATTTAAGTATACATGACTGGGCATTTAATGCAGTAGACGGAAATTTATATGCAGTTGAAAAAAGCTCTAATATATTATATCGTATTAACCCAGCAACGAGTATTGTTGAGTCGTTAGGAGAGGTACCAATTTTATCAGGCTTGAATTATACGTACGGAGCTGTTTATTTTGATCTTTCAGGTCGTTTTTATGTATCAGCAAATCAAACAGGTACAATATACGTTATACAAAGTGTTCAAGATTTAAGTCCTTCAGATGATATGGATTCAAACTTATTTGCTTTTGGACCATCGAGTGCGAGTAATGATGGAGCACGTTGTCCTACAGCACCAGTACTTCAAGAGATTTGTGATAACGGAATAGATGATGATGGTGATGGATTAATTGATTGTGAGGATCCTTCATGTTCAGGATATGGAGAATGTGATGTTATTTTACCACCAACTTCAGGAGGAAATGAAGGGGGTTTAGAAAGTAATAGCAGGTTATCAGAGCTCATAAATAAAAGAAATTATAATCGTACAAAAATCAATTATAAATTTGATCGTAGTAAAGCAGCTAGAGTTATAAAAACAAAAGATTACAAAAGAAAAAAAGTAACAGGTTTTGAGTTAAAAGACTTTATACCCTTAGGAATTATAAATGAAGATGTAACAATTGAATCTACGCCTTTAGATTTAGTAGCAATAACAAATGCAACAGCTATTTATGCAGTAGATTATATGAAAAGCGGAACTGCTATAGCGTCAATTATGGCTTTAAAAACAGAAAACGGTGTATATGAACATACTAAATACATATGTGATCGTTTGCTTGGAGCACAATTAATTTCTGTATCAACAATAGAAATAAACGGACAACAGTTCATTAAATCTTTAATTAAAAATGCTGATAATACAGTAGAGTTTGTATTAAGCCTTTCGGCAAAGGTTGTAAACAGCGAAACTAATTTCGAAATAGAAAGTCATTGGAATTTAGATAAGTATGAAACAGATGTTACTTTTTATAATTTTCAAATATGGTCAAACTCTTTAGATGATTTATATTTATTAGGTAAAGAAGTCGTGAGTTTATTAAATATAGAAAAGCCAATTTCAACTTATAAAATTTCAACACCACCTACAGTATTTATAAGAAAAGGGAAGTATAACAATGGCGCATTAGATTTACAAGTGGTAAACACAAATGCAAGTGAAAACGTAAAATTTGATGCAGGTTATAGAATAACAGAAACAAGTGATTTTAAAAACTCAACATCAACAATCGATTTAAGTAAAGAATACATAACAAATTTACAAGTACCAACAGGAAATTTATTTGATATTGGTTTTAGAATTGGTGATGGTATTGCTACTCCAGATGATTTGTTCATGTCAGACGGTCCTTGGGGTGTAGATGACTCTGAAACATCTACATCAGTAATAAGTTATAATATATTACCTAATGACTTTACATTTGAAGATAACGAATTTCCTGTAGAAAGAAATGTTCAACTGTTAGCAACAACAAGTACTTATTTTGCAGCATACAGAGCTTTAACACCTCGTTTTAAACCAGTAGATTTAACAGATTATAATAGTTTTAAATTAAAAGCTAAAGGAACTGGAAGTTTAGAAATTACGTTTGTAAAGAAAAGTATCTCTTCATTTAATAAGCAATACAAATCAACCATCGTATTAAATAATTCTTTAGAGAATTATGTAATATCATTTAAAGATTTTAAATCATCAAATGGAGATGAATTAATATTAGATGATGTAGTAACAATTGTATTTACCATGACATCTAAAGATGGTAGTAATGTAACGAAAGAAATGAACTTGTCTGATATTCGCTTTTCTAAAGAAGAAAAACCATCTGTAGTAATAGTAGGAGATCAAAATAATGTGGTTATAGCTCCAAACCCGATGACGGCACAAACAAGTTTTCATTTTAACGCAAAAGAAGAAGATAATTTAAAGTTTGTTATATATGACCAATTAGGAAAATTAGTATATAAAACAGATTTTAAAGCGAAGACAGGAGAAAATAGAATAATTTTAAATAGACAGTCATTACAAGCAGGGTTATATTTTTGTAAAATAATAAGTGAAAAATTACCTTACAAGAATGTTAAGTTATTGATTCATTAA
- a CDS encoding DUF4114 domain-containing protein has protein sequence MKKLLFLLVITTATIYAQNYQYLGEYTSNGTPLYLESPGDNISYPTLDMISYSLPESYPVPDYNPHYISSGYETNVVLSETADVWVTFVSEGAGYRNSLGFYTYDINNLPATVPNAEDITIIFPNASALGSGGGLQVGDKVKIGNFPAGTGIGWVLLANAWSYSQVKVLNGYWQLYSNPDYNPEADGNLRHHNVFLNDPTNERLILGFEDIRRDYGNCDNDFNDAVFFVTASSFSALTTSNYADVSSATDVTSAFDGGLESNGKLANLIAQRNFKRKKNGNLFNKKRLQRRYKKKATLLSKGVNPSSIEAFLPATGMYGTEKAFVSTPEDLLGITNAKEIFSVDLYTGEERTSAVLATATKGDVYDHSKEICDRLNNSVLEDVRTVTVRGHQVISSKIKRATGEVEYTLGFSIKLGATANELYSFWNIEQYPGGDYYNFQIWGSSFSQVFTISNHILDTFKSIKPLKSSTLEDVVPSVFVSSGYYKNGNIHLNIINKTKASSLNFEAVLARTEVSDRINMSEVINLTGAWNETIIIPTGQLFDIGLSLSTNTSKQQDALYLADGPWGIDYLEENVRVNSFSIENNDNDKDNGEDIYQIEREPIVSGEIKGTLNLFRHVLAGDQTLDVSGYESIQFKIQNTKPVEVILVQDGIADWENRLRITIPVNDNEKLYTISFNDFLDKNGNPGEITDIKTIVFSLQGDYATYVPFTIAVNDVSFGLKANQFDENLVTTNKILAIPNPINSSGNIYFTADQNEEVTLIIYNYLGQLVYKTNYTTEIGSNLIPVSRENLTSGMYICKIISNNKKYNSLKLLIN, from the coding sequence ATGAAAAAACTACTATTTTTGTTAGTAATAACAACAGCTACGATTTATGCTCAAAATTATCAATATCTTGGGGAGTATACATCAAACGGAACACCTCTTTATTTAGAATCTCCAGGAGATAATATATCGTATCCTACATTAGATATGATTAGTTATTCTCTTCCAGAAAGTTACCCCGTACCAGACTACAATCCGCATTATATATCTTCAGGATATGAGACTAATGTTGTTTTAAGTGAAACAGCAGATGTTTGGGTTACTTTTGTTAGTGAAGGAGCTGGGTATAGAAACTCGTTAGGATTTTACACTTATGATATTAATAATCTACCAGCAACAGTACCAAACGCAGAAGATATTACGATTATATTTCCCAATGCTTCTGCATTAGGAAGTGGAGGAGGACTTCAGGTAGGAGATAAAGTGAAAATAGGAAATTTCCCAGCAGGTACAGGTATTGGGTGGGTATTACTAGCTAATGCGTGGAGTTATAGTCAAGTAAAAGTTTTAAATGGATATTGGCAGTTATATTCAAACCCAGATTATAATCCTGAAGCGGATGGAAATTTAAGACATCATAATGTGTTTCTGAATGACCCAACAAATGAACGTCTTATTCTAGGGTTTGAAGATATTAGACGTGATTATGGTAATTGTGATAATGATTTTAATGATGCAGTTTTTTTTGTAACAGCAAGTTCTTTTTCAGCGTTAACAACTTCAAATTATGCAGACGTATCTAGTGCAACAGATGTAACATCAGCATTCGATGGAGGGTTAGAAAGTAATGGTAAGTTAGCAAATTTAATAGCACAAAGAAATTTCAAACGTAAGAAAAATGGTAACTTATTTAATAAAAAAAGGTTACAGAGAAGGTATAAAAAGAAAGCTACATTATTATCAAAAGGAGTAAATCCATCTAGCATAGAAGCTTTTTTACCAGCTACAGGAATGTACGGTACAGAAAAGGCATTCGTATCTACGCCTGAAGATTTATTAGGTATTACAAATGCAAAGGAAATATTCTCAGTTGATTTATATACCGGAGAAGAGAGAACCTCAGCGGTTTTGGCTACAGCAACAAAAGGAGATGTTTATGATCATTCAAAAGAAATATGCGATCGATTAAATAATTCGGTTTTAGAAGATGTAAGAACAGTAACCGTTAGAGGGCATCAAGTAATAAGTTCTAAAATAAAAAGAGCTACCGGTGAAGTAGAATACACATTAGGTTTTTCGATTAAATTAGGAGCTACAGCAAATGAATTGTATAGTTTTTGGAATATAGAACAATATCCAGGAGGAGATTATTATAATTTTCAGATATGGGGAAGCTCATTCTCTCAGGTTTTTACGATTAGTAATCATATTTTAGATACATTCAAATCAATAAAACCATTAAAAAGCTCAACGTTAGAAGATGTAGTACCATCAGTATTTGTTAGCTCTGGTTACTACAAAAACGGAAACATACATTTAAACATTATTAATAAAACAAAAGCAAGCTCTTTAAATTTTGAAGCTGTTTTAGCCAGAACAGAAGTTTCAGATAGAATAAATATGTCAGAAGTTATTAATTTAACAGGTGCATGGAATGAAACTATAATTATTCCTACAGGTCAATTATTTGATATAGGACTTTCTTTAAGTACAAATACGTCAAAACAACAAGATGCATTGTATTTAGCCGATGGTCCTTGGGGGATTGATTATTTAGAAGAAAATGTACGTGTAAATTCTTTTAGTATTGAAAATAATGATAATGATAAAGATAATGGTGAAGATATTTATCAAATAGAAAGAGAGCCAATAGTAAGTGGTGAAATAAAAGGAACTCTTAATTTATTTAGACACGTATTGGCTGGAGACCAAACATTAGATGTATCAGGTTATGAATCAATTCAGTTTAAAATTCAGAATACAAAACCAGTAGAGGTTATATTAGTTCAAGATGGAATAGCTGATTGGGAGAATCGATTAAGAATAACAATACCAGTAAATGACAATGAAAAATTATACACCATTTCTTTTAATGATTTTCTTGATAAAAATGGAAACCCTGGAGAAATTACAGATATAAAAACAATTGTTTTTTCATTACAAGGAGATTACGCTACCTATGTTCCATTTACAATAGCAGTTAATGATGTATCTTTTGGATTGAAAGCTAATCAGTTTGATGAAAATTTAGTAACAACAAATAAAATTTTAGCAATACCGAATCCAATAAACAGTTCTGGGAATATTTACTTTACAGCAGATCAAAATGAAGAAGTTACATTAATTATATATAATTACTTAGGGCAGTTAGTGTATAAAACTAATTATACAACAGAGATTGGTAGCAATTTAATACCTGTTAGTAGAGAAAATCTAACTTCTGGAATGTATATATGTAAAATAATAAGCAATAATAAAAAGTATAATTCTTTAAAACTACTTATTAATTAA
- a CDS encoding tetratricopeptide repeat protein, with amino-acid sequence MKIKNIILLFFFLITASLYSQNMKEGFTYLETGKYEQAETFFKLILKSYPNNKTARLCYGRAVGLKGNAKKSVSLFTNLLKDFPTDFEVKLNYAESLLWYKKYKKAKKYYKALLEENNKSFPTLLGYANTLSNLKDYDNAIIYVDKALTVLPKNKNALISKKYMRLGLANNKVNAQNYLEAEKILKENFKDFKNDKETLLNLANLYLISNQIDKAKKTYKTIGETPENKLLSLNGISLAHHLDSDNKKALEISKKAINLLNATTNTNIKNQTKERFIQALIWNKKYSLAKKEINSLILNNKNPESWILSLRATLNIYKSDFKKSIADYNLILKKDSTSFDGNLGKANALKASGYFVNAYKSAEKTLSFYKNQKDATNFIKKLDRSFTPFVKVKSSYSFDNGNNETYLYAANSEFSFTTKLKLLGNYSYRTTANTVTNVNAHSNNFLLGLSYQLLNNLTFKGSLGITASNTESKNYKELLADLSLNIKPFKLQNLELGYKREIQNFNADLLDRQIVQNNFLVNYSLNTNFKLGWYTQYYYTTQNDNNTRNLLFTSLYYNILEKPSLKAGLNYQNISFKNQVPSIYFSPSKFSAVEVFFNIIKDETIAKNKEWFYELTAATGFQYIEDGKKQSTYRVQAKLGYKFSERSLLNIYGTQSNIASATATASNNGFTFTEVGLQFKWYFLKKPFFKK; translated from the coding sequence ATGAAAATTAAAAATATCATACTTCTATTTTTCTTTCTTATTACCGCTTCTCTATATTCTCAGAATATGAAAGAAGGTTTTACCTATTTAGAGACTGGTAAATACGAACAAGCTGAAACCTTTTTTAAGCTTATTTTAAAATCATATCCAAACAATAAAACAGCAAGGCTTTGTTACGGTAGAGCCGTTGGTTTAAAAGGGAATGCTAAAAAATCAGTTTCTTTATTTACAAATCTTTTAAAAGATTTTCCTACAGATTTTGAGGTGAAATTAAATTATGCTGAATCTTTACTTTGGTATAAAAAATATAAAAAAGCTAAAAAATATTATAAAGCTCTTCTAGAAGAAAATAACAAAAGTTTTCCTACTCTTTTAGGCTATGCCAACACATTATCGAATCTAAAAGATTATGATAATGCTATTATTTATGTTGATAAAGCTTTAACTGTTTTACCTAAAAATAAAAATGCGCTAATTTCTAAAAAATACATGCGTTTAGGTTTAGCTAATAATAAGGTCAATGCTCAAAATTATCTTGAAGCTGAAAAAATATTGAAAGAAAATTTTAAGGACTTTAAAAACGATAAAGAAACTTTATTAAACTTAGCAAACCTATACTTAATCTCAAACCAAATAGATAAAGCTAAAAAAACGTACAAAACTATTGGTGAAACCCCTGAAAACAAATTACTCTCTTTAAATGGAATTTCTCTAGCCCATCATCTTGATAGTGATAATAAAAAAGCATTAGAAATTAGCAAAAAAGCAATTAACCTTTTAAATGCAACAACAAATACAAATATTAAAAACCAAACAAAAGAACGTTTTATACAAGCTTTAATTTGGAATAAGAAATACTCGTTAGCTAAAAAAGAAATTAACTCTTTAATTTTAAACAATAAAAATCCAGAAAGTTGGATATTATCATTAAGAGCTACTTTAAACATTTACAAAAGTGATTTTAAAAAAAGTATCGCTGATTATAATTTAATTTTAAAGAAAGATAGCACTTCTTTTGATGGGAATTTAGGAAAAGCAAATGCCCTAAAAGCTTCTGGATATTTTGTTAATGCTTATAAGAGTGCTGAAAAGACGTTGTCTTTTTATAAAAATCAAAAAGATGCGACTAATTTCATCAAAAAATTAGATAGAAGTTTCACTCCTTTTGTAAAAGTAAAAAGCTCTTATTCTTTTGATAATGGAAATAACGAAACATATTTATACGCTGCTAATTCTGAGTTTTCATTTACAACAAAGCTCAAACTATTAGGTAATTATAGCTACAGAACAACTGCAAATACTGTTACTAATGTAAATGCACACTCTAATAATTTTTTATTAGGATTATCATATCAACTATTAAACAATTTAACTTTTAAAGGTAGTTTAGGTATTACAGCTTCTAATACTGAATCGAAAAACTATAAGGAATTACTAGCAGATTTATCTTTAAATATAAAACCTTTTAAACTTCAAAACTTAGAATTAGGGTATAAAAGAGAAATTCAGAATTTTAATGCTGACTTGTTAGATAGACAAATTGTTCAAAATAATTTTTTAGTAAATTATAGTTTAAATACAAATTTTAAATTAGGGTGGTATACACAATATTACTACACTACTCAAAACGATAATAATACTCGAAATTTACTTTTCACCTCATTATATTACAATATTTTAGAGAAGCCTTCTTTAAAAGCAGGGCTTAACTATCAGAATATATCTTTTAAAAATCAAGTTCCTTCAATTTACTTTAGCCCTAGTAAATTTAGCGCAGTAGAAGTTTTCTTTAATATTATAAAAGATGAAACTATTGCTAAAAATAAAGAATGGTTTTATGAATTAACTGCTGCAACTGGTTTTCAATATATTGAAGATGGTAAAAAACAAAGTACTTATAGAGTACAAGCTAAATTAGGTTATAAATTCTCAGAACGTAGTTTATTAAACATTTATGGTACTCAAAGTAATATAGCCTCAGCAACAGCTACTGCTTCAAATAATGGCTTTACTTTTACAGAAGTAGGTTTGCAGTTTAAATGGTATTTTCTTAAAAAACCTTTCTTTAAAAAGTAA
- a CDS encoding oligosaccharide flippase family protein produces MPKVLKYKISSEQLFMISVLLVNGGNYLYNLLLGRFLGPEKFADAAIMVTFLLVLSFVAMTFQLVTAKFSVIFEGLIFEKFILKVYKNAFITSIFLGLLIIVFSKELQYFFRTTSYNMFVIFGLGVPLYFLMSVNRGIFQGKKRLTSLSITYQLEMISRLLITFGLLYFFNIESSILIAIGILGSFVFGLIPFSFKSISFSKKTPLDNSQKKMVRNFFIITAFYELTQIIINNSDILLVKHYFESYDAGLYASLALIGRVVYFIAWMFVMLLLPTVVELKKEGKPTLPILLKYVGYISIIATLIIVVSFIFPEQIITILFGNDYFEIAPLLWKYALATGVFAISNIFAYYYLSLDKYIPVIVSGVFGMLQIILIILFHKTLEQVVHMQIFTMILLLLIQLSFFFLKDNTILIKQNT; encoded by the coding sequence ATGCCTAAAGTTTTAAAGTATAAAATTTCGTCAGAACAATTGTTTATGATAAGTGTTTTACTAGTAAATGGAGGTAACTATTTATATAATTTATTATTAGGTAGGTTTTTAGGGCCTGAAAAATTTGCTGATGCAGCCATTATGGTCACTTTTTTATTAGTACTTTCTTTTGTTGCAATGACTTTTCAGTTAGTAACAGCAAAATTTTCAGTAATTTTTGAAGGATTAATTTTTGAAAAATTTATATTAAAAGTTTATAAAAATGCTTTTATTACAAGTATATTTTTAGGATTATTAATTATAGTTTTTTCTAAAGAATTACAATATTTTTTTAGAACAACTTCCTATAATATGTTTGTTATATTTGGTTTAGGAGTTCCTCTTTATTTTTTAATGAGTGTAAATAGAGGTATTTTTCAAGGTAAAAAACGGTTAACATCATTATCAATTACTTATCAGTTAGAAATGATAAGTCGTTTATTAATTACTTTCGGGTTATTGTATTTTTTTAATATTGAATCGTCAATATTAATTGCTATAGGAATTTTAGGGTCTTTTGTATTTGGTTTAATACCATTTAGTTTTAAAAGTATTTCTTTTTCTAAAAAAACACCATTAGATAATTCTCAAAAAAAAATGGTTCGTAATTTTTTTATAATTACTGCATTTTATGAATTAACACAAATTATTATAAATAATAGTGATATTTTACTGGTAAAACATTATTTCGAATCTTATGATGCAGGTTTATATGCTTCTTTAGCATTAATTGGTAGAGTTGTTTATTTTATTGCTTGGATGTTTGTAATGTTATTATTACCAACTGTTGTTGAATTAAAAAAAGAAGGAAAACCAACATTACCTATTCTATTAAAATATGTTGGTTATATTTCTATTATTGCAACTTTAATTATAGTTGTGAGCTTTATTTTTCCAGAACAAATTATAACTATTTTGTTTGGTAACGATTACTTTGAAATAGCACCTTTATTATGGAAATATGCTTTGGCCACAGGTGTTTTTGCAATCTCTAATATTTTTGCATATTATTATTTGTCATTAGATAAATATATTCCAGTAATTGTTTCTGGTGTTTTTGGGATGTTACAAATAATTTTAATAATTTTATTCCACAAAACTTTAGAACAAGTAGTACATATGCAAATATTTACTATGATTTTATTATTACTTATTCAATTAAGCTTCTTTTTCTTAAAGGATAATACTATATTAATAAAACAAAATACTTAA